In Candidatus Mycalebacterium zealandia, one DNA window encodes the following:
- a CDS encoding TIM barrel protein: protein MKLGCTSYVYPADIVSNVEKLADLVDDVELLIFEGADEDSLPSAEEIDRLGELSGSGGFSYTVHLPLDIDVCSKDRSFRSFSLRRAAQIADLTSPLKPYGYVLHLPGGETAEAGWTDAACAAGSEIFAACGGNLFVENLSSYSFNRLEPVFERSPVRLCLDIAHAHKAGDDWREIYLALRDKTGIVHFYMHDPDSDRHLGFQDAPPGFVPGVTGVLLSSGYEGVLTIEMFGQEDFFLSKKIVDSEIERWGKR, encoded by the coding sequence TTGAAACTTGGATGCACTTCGTATGTATATCCGGCGGACATCGTGTCAAATGTTGAAAAACTCGCCGATCTTGTTGACGATGTGGAACTGCTGATATTTGAAGGCGCGGATGAAGACTCTCTGCCTTCCGCCGAAGAGATTGACCGCCTTGGAGAGCTTTCCGGAAGCGGCGGTTTTTCATACACGGTTCACCTTCCGCTTGATATTGATGTTTGCTCAAAAGACCGGAGTTTTAGAAGTTTTTCGCTCCGTCGCGCCGCGCAGATAGCGGATTTGACCTCGCCTTTGAAACCCTATGGGTATGTTTTGCACCTCCCCGGAGGGGAAACTGCGGAAGCCGGTTGGACGGACGCCGCCTGTGCCGCCGGGTCTGAGATTTTCGCCGCGTGTGGCGGAAATCTTTTTGTTGAAAACCTCTCATCGTATTCCTTCAACCGGCTTGAACCGGTTTTTGAACGCTCGCCCGTGCGGCTCTGTCTTGACATCGCGCACGCGCACAAGGCGGGCGATGACTGGAGGGAGATATACCTCGCGCTCCGGGACAAAACCGGAATTGTGCATTTCTATATGCACGACCCCGATTCGGACAGGCATTTGGGTTTTCAGGACGCGCCGCCGGGTTTTGTGCCCGGTGTTACGGGCGTACTTCTGTCAAGCGGATATGAAGGGGTTTTAACGATTGAAATGTTTGGCCAGGAGGATTTTTTTCTGTCAAAAAAGATTGTGGATTCGGAGATTGAGAGATGGGGAAAAAGATAG
- the cobT gene encoding nicotinate-nucleotide--dimethylbenzimidazole phosphoribosyltransferase produces MGLIEDAVSAITPPDRVIYDKALKRCDSLIKPPGSLGILEDIAARMAAISGEPRPRVGKKAVVVFAADHGVAAEGVSAFPKEVTRQMVQNFLDGGAAVNVLARGAGADVFAVDVGVDFDFPARSGVISKKVSKGTRNFARGAAMTRAQAVKSVEAGIETAFELAEKGYSLAVPGDMGIANTTSAAAVVCACLELSPSDIVGLGTGVDSAGLKKKTAVVSAALRKHFPSRPKHPVDILRKVGGYEIGAIAGMTLGLAARRIPVVVDGFVATAGAVLARAIAPAVADYLFFSHKSAEKGHGKVLKALGVKSPMDFEMRLGEGTGGLIMISVIEAAIGLFNHMATFEKGKVSAAPR; encoded by the coding sequence ATGGGTCTGATTGAAGACGCAGTTTCCGCAATAACTCCTCCCGACCGTGTCATTTACGACAAGGCGCTTAAGAGGTGCGATTCACTAATCAAGCCTCCGGGCAGTCTCGGAATTCTTGAAGACATTGCCGCAAGAATGGCGGCAATTTCGGGGGAACCCCGTCCGAGGGTTGGCAAAAAAGCGGTTGTAGTTTTTGCCGCCGATCACGGAGTCGCCGCCGAGGGCGTGAGTGCGTTTCCCAAAGAGGTTACGCGGCAGATGGTTCAAAACTTTCTTGATGGCGGCGCGGCGGTGAATGTTCTTGCCCGCGGGGCTGGCGCGGACGTGTTTGCGGTTGATGTCGGGGTGGATTTTGATTTTCCCGCCCGTAGCGGGGTCATTTCAAAAAAAGTTTCAAAGGGAACGCGCAACTTCGCACGCGGCGCGGCGATGACGCGCGCGCAAGCCGTGAAGAGCGTTGAGGCTGGCATTGAAACCGCGTTTGAACTCGCCGAAAAAGGATACTCGCTTGCCGTGCCGGGCGACATGGGCATAGCCAACACCACTTCGGCGGCCGCAGTTGTGTGTGCCTGTCTGGAACTTTCACCCTCGGATATTGTCGGTTTGGGAACGGGAGTTGATTCCGCCGGATTAAAGAAGAAAACCGCCGTTGTGTCCGCCGCGCTGAGAAAACACTTTCCTTCGCGCCCTAAGCATCCGGTTGACATACTGCGCAAAGTTGGCGGATACGAAATCGGCGCAATAGCGGGAATGACTCTCGGGCTTGCCGCGCGCCGGATTCCCGTTGTTGTTGACGGCTTTGTGGCAACCGCCGGAGCGGTTCTTGCCCGCGCCATCGCGCCCGCGGTCGCGGACTATCTGTTTTTTTCGCACAAGAGTGCGGAGAAAGGTCACGGCAAAGTTCTCAAGGCGCTCGGCGTGAAATCTCCCATGGATTTTGAAATGCGTCTCGGCGAAGGCACGGGCGGACTCATAATGATTTCCGTTATTGAGGCGGCGATTGGCCTTTTTAACCACATGGCGACTTTTGAGAAAGGAAAAGTCAGTGCCGCGCCGCGTTAA